The sequence GAGGGGCTTGGGATGCGAGTGGAGCATAGGAAGATGGCTTCATATAGCCTGGGCCATCCAATCCtcaacaaacattcactcacatGCCATATTTAAGCAGGGTGTCATTGAATCACAGTCAAGAACTGAAATGTTGAGGAGGGTTCCTTGATCTCAGCTTTTCTTGATCAACTAACTCAGCAAAGACCAGATATTAAACATGGGAACATCTTTTTTTGAATGGCTGCTATACATTAGCTTTATAAACTGAGTCACCAACAAACCTGTTATGCAGGTACTTTGCAAGAATAACAAGTCTATTTTAAGCTAATCTACAAAAGCGAAACACAAATTGACCTGTTGATTGACTGACTGACTCTGGCACAACAGAGAAAACACCTGGCGCAGCATATTAATGCTTAATTGATTCAATTACACTGGAAAATCATTAGCACTTTTTAATCACTTTCTAGTTTATGTGTAAGAAGCTAATAGCTGCCTGCTTATAACTGTAATTAGCACATCTGTTCTCGACTTTTACACGTTTTTCCTCATGCTCTACTGCTTCATCAGTGCTATCAATTCTAAAACATTTGCACCTAAAACACCATGTTTTCAAATGCTATTGTATCCCAGCatgttccatttttatttcaaatctaACCCTGAGTTTAATTGCTATTGATCAGTAGTCTTAATGAGAAAATCTAGCAAAAGGAGCATGCGATACTGTAAACTCTCCAAGATTTTCAAATTTTCTAGTGTAAGAATTCTTAAAATACAAAGTTAAAGAATGCAAATTATGGAATAATTGCTCATAcctctttttttaaataaagaacTTATCTCGATATCCCTTTATGTTCCTCCATGCCATATACTATTTCCCACCAAAGAAGAATAAATGGGGAACTTGATGGAAACTTCTGCCAATGATGCTAAACAAGAGGAAGTACGTGAATATGGCTTTGAATAGCATCCACTAATGCTGGGGAATGGAGCTAAagagaaaaagaagaaaaaaaaaagataggAGTACAAAGACAACAACATATGTAATTTGTTGGATAGgggacatttttggactgtgaagaGAGCATGACCATAAGAAGATAATGAAGATGGTGCAGGAAGAGTTaccagagacatggctgcatgaTAGGAGGCTGTAGCATATGAAATTTCATTAACGTCCCCATTAAGGCTATGATGACAATGAACGAATGAAAGCATGATAAGGTAGAGGTGTTGCATAAATCTATTATTTTTGTATATTAAGTACAGAAGTGGGCCCTCTGTAGTGCTTCCCTTTCTCGTTAAGACAATGGAAAAGTAAATGAGAAAACAGTTAATGCAGAATATTTCTGGCCTTTTTAGCGTTCATTGTATTTCTATAAGTGGGTATAGAAGTATATCATAAAACAGCTTTACATCAGATGCAGACAACACCACACAATGCCAGAATAAAGGAAGAGCTAGAGACTATATCTGGCCTGGGTCAAAATACACAGCGAGTCTTCTGCACTGAACATAACTGAGGCAAAGACCAAGTTCTGGCTCTAGATTGAATATCTAGGTTAGATTAGCTATGGCAGGAGATGTCAGTGACTTAAATAACATCTGAAATTGGAAGTCCAAAAACTTCAGCATGAGTTTGAAAACACGTCCAGTGTGGAGTGTTACATTCCATGGATGCAGCAGGAGGAGAGGGGAAGatatccttttttttttaaaacaatgtgGGTATGGTGGAGGATACTCAGAATCAGCTGGCTGGACAGAAAGACAAAAGAGTAGAAGTTCAGTAGTCAGAAGAATCGTTCAGTACAGTTAAAAAGATAGTCAAGCACAGACATTGGAAACATAAATCCGATAACCTAACTGAAGCTAAAATTGAGGGAGGATTAAAAAAACTAAGGGAGGATTAAAAAAAAAGAGAAGCAAGATAATTCCAACATCCCTTGTAAGGCTACGATGACATTAATGAATGAGAAAATAAGATAGAGGTATTGCATAAATCTATTAAAGTCATTTTTATATATTAAGTACAGAAGTGGGCCCTCTGTAGCACTTCCCTTTCTCATTAAAAAACAATGGAATAGTGAATGAGAAAACAGTTAATGCAGAACATTCTGGCCCTCCTAGTGTTCACTGTATTGCAATAAGTAGATGCAGAAGTGTATCATGAAACAGCTTTACATTAAATAAACTGAAGGCGCCACACAAAAGCAACAATATCCAGTCATCGTAGTTACTGTCTAACTACTGAAGGAGCATTTCCACTTGAAAATAAATATTCTATTTTATTCAAAAATTGCCAGATTTCCATCATTTACCTTTTCAAAAAAAGCTCAATCCTACAATTACGTAGCTAAAAGAGCCAGCCTCAAACAAAGAAAAACACACTGAAGTAGAGTTGGTATACAGTAGTTAACAGCACAAGCCATTTAATCCTATCCGGATTACAGAATTGTCATCTTAAAAGTTACCTTCCAGAATGTTTACTATGTACTTTAGCTTGAATTTTAAAGCAAGAACCAGAGCATGTGTGCCAAATATCAGGATGTCTTAGATATTCAACAGAGAAGATCCTAGATAAACTTTAGTAAACTATTTTTGCAAAAAGTCTTCATTTTTCAGAGCTGTAACAAGCCAATCTTTATCTTGCTCATCATCTGAGTCACTCATATCACTGGTGTCAGCTGCTAACAGCCGTGAGTAGTTTAACCTCTTTTGCCGAGGAATTTTAGATTGTGCAATGAGGAACACCACTGCCCAAAGCATAGCAGTAGCAGAGCATGCTTGGTAAAGCCTTTCTATGCCAAAACTATTCACAATGAAGCCACTGCAAAAACTGCCAAAACTCGCACCTAGACCAAAGGATAACCCATGGTAGATTTTATGCAGTGTTCTCTCAACACCGGGGGTAGCTAGATCATTACATTGACTCCAAACAGCCCACCACAAGGCACAATTGCTAAAAGCATTCAAGACTTGAATAGGCAACACTGCCCAAGAGGACCAGAGGAATGAATAGTAGAGCAGCTGAGCTGCAAGGCAAATTAATCCAAATATCACTGTGCCAGAGAGCGAAAGGATCCTTAACACTCTGTCCTTGAAAAGAAAAAGTACAGCTTCAACTATAAAGCCAATTGCAATTGCAGTGCCCATAAAAGCCTCACTGCTCCCTTTGTTCTGCATTTGCCAGAAGAGGAAGTTGTTTATTGTAGATCCAATAGCTCCTGTAATGAAGACTGTGATTGCATACAAGATAGCCCGGCCATCACTTCCCAACAGGTGCAATCCTTTGATAACGTAGTTTACCATGTCATTTTTTTTAGCTGTATGAATTGGATAGAACACACCAACAAGAAGCGTCAATGTTATCAGCGCCGCATAGCTATAAAAGTGTACGGCAATTCTAGAAGTATGTGCATTGAGGAAACAATTCAGCCTGTCCACGAGGATGCCAATACTAAAAGCTGCTCCAGCTCTGCCTATGTAACCCCAAATCCACTGTTTGCCATAACGATCAACAGAGTCAACAAAGTCCAGGTAGTCATAGAGCCCATCATCTGCAACCCAATCCTGAGCTGATGCTAAAACCTCCCATAAAGATATGGCTAGTAAAATAAGCACAAATGTCTGGTGCTGGTTATCCAGAATTTTGAAACTGTGATTAGGCTCAGTTTTGACGTGCTGCTTTTCTTTCCTGTCATCAGAGCCAGTCTCCAAAGCAATATTCCTTTTTATGACTTGACTCTTTACTGTACTTGGGTAAACATCTGACGTTTTGTTTCTCGCGACAGGGAGATGCTTGGCAACTTTTCCCAAAGTTCTTGCCTGGCCAGAGTCTTCGATCGGCAGAAATAGGTGCCGCTTTGAATGACGATCATTGGCAGTGTGTGCGCTACCCACATCTTGTGATAAAGTTGAGAATTTGGAACTTGCAGTAGTACTTGGCTCAGTCTTGTTTGGAGGTTTGGTTGCAGTAGATAGCTCAGAAGTGGTCAGCAACTGG comes from Mustelus asterias chromosome 12, sMusAst1.hap1.1, whole genome shotgun sequence and encodes:
- the mfsd6l gene encoding major facilitator superfamily domain-containing protein 6-like produces the protein MKRNKQWNVSKALALASLYHFLHCAATACVIPFLTIYFRQLGLTAPFVGIIMGAKYFISLLCTPFWSYCAGRHNKRRILVLGALLSSLGAGLLLTLIPAVDKEVEYKFCNDSMYAKNSWNQNIKPEDKDHFGDFQVNKIAHTILPKVVNGVSPSHPSSTLHTKMKENLQLLTTSELSTATKPPNKTEPSTTASSKFSTLSQDVGSAHTANDRHSKRHLFLPIEDSGQARTLGKVAKHLPVARNKTSDVYPSTVKSQVIKRNIALETGSDDRKEKQHVKTEPNHSFKILDNQHQTFVLILLAISLWEVLASAQDWVADDGLYDYLDFVDSVDRYGKQWIWGYIGRAGAAFSIGILVDRLNCFLNAHTSRIAVHFYSYAALITLTLLVGVFYPIHTAKKNDMVNYVIKGLHLLGSDGRAILYAITVFITGAIGSTINNFLFWQMQNKGSSEAFMGTAIAIGFIVEAVLFLFKDRVLRILSLSGTVIFGLICLAAQLLYYSFLWSSWAVLPIQVLNAFSNCALWWAVWSQCNDLATPGVERTLHKIYHGLSFGLGASFGSFCSGFIVNSFGIERLYQACSATAMLWAVVFLIAQSKIPRQKRLNYSRLLAADTSDMSDSDDEQDKDWLVTALKNEDFLQK